A genomic segment from Dechloromonas denitrificans encodes:
- a CDS encoding helix-turn-helix domain-containing protein: MPHSAATQYSFQNRITRDSDEHAEALKDWDQVYDQLSPGNFEGKVVDLRFKGLQIFRETTNRSVSQSGSSWNGCFVVGIPVSMKGTGLFARQVLTHDSMLTFHSDQEFSLTSPEHFDVVALAIPETTLLDAMHPEAQDQLRHVFPKAPTVMVAEPQLINELRSCLLSIFDPASFEPALLRYPQVQRAMSSAVIGHLAEVLHASSHAPLPTRSFKGRCHVVKEATDYALSNTSEPITVADLCQKLNISRRMLNYCFQEVLDTNPVHYLRSLRLNGVRRELRQPMPSHTQIRDIAGKWGFWHLPRFAAEYRALFGELPSDTARHWRN, from the coding sequence ATGCCCCACAGCGCCGCCACCCAATACTCGTTTCAAAATCGCATTACACGCGACTCGGATGAGCACGCCGAAGCGCTGAAAGACTGGGACCAGGTCTACGATCAGTTATCGCCCGGCAACTTCGAAGGCAAGGTTGTCGACCTGCGTTTCAAGGGGCTGCAGATATTTCGCGAAACGACCAATCGTTCGGTCTCGCAAAGCGGCAGCTCGTGGAATGGCTGTTTCGTCGTCGGCATCCCGGTCAGCATGAAAGGTACCGGCCTGTTTGCCCGCCAGGTCCTGACCCACGATTCAATGCTCACATTCCACAGCGACCAGGAATTTTCGCTGACCTCACCGGAACATTTCGATGTCGTGGCACTGGCCATTCCAGAAACGACCCTGCTGGACGCCATGCATCCCGAGGCGCAGGACCAGTTGCGCCACGTGTTCCCCAAAGCACCGACCGTCATGGTGGCCGAACCCCAATTGATCAACGAATTGCGCAGTTGCCTGCTGTCGATTTTCGATCCGGCCAGTTTTGAACCCGCCCTGCTCCGCTACCCGCAGGTACAGCGTGCCATGAGCTCCGCCGTGATCGGACACCTGGCCGAAGTCCTGCACGCCTCCAGCCACGCCCCCTTGCCAACCCGCTCGTTCAAGGGACGCTGCCACGTTGTCAAGGAAGCGACCGATTACGCGCTGTCAAACACATCAGAACCGATCACCGTCGCCGACCTGTGCCAGAAGCTGAACATCAGCCGGCGCATGCTCAACTACTGCTTTCAGGAAGTGCTAGACACCAACCCGGTGCACTACCTGCGTTCGCTGCGCCTCAACGGCGTGCGCCGCGAACTGCGCCAGCCCATGCCGTCGCACACCCAGATTCGTGACATCGCCGGCAAATGGGGCTTCTGGCATTTACCGCGCTTCGCCGCCGAGTATCGTGCCCTGTTCGGCGAACTGCCGTCGGATACGGCTCGCCACTGGCGCAACTGA
- a CDS encoding putative selenate ABC transporter substrate-binding protein: MTFSTLRRLALKGAFTCAAIAALPAFANDAVLRVSAIPDEAPTELQRKFAPLGKYLEAQTGMKVVFTPVSDYAAVVESLATKKIDLAWLGGFTFVQAKIRTNGTAIPIAQREEDAKFTSKFITADPAIKGLADLKGKTFAFGAPSSTSGSLMPRFFIQQAGLNPEKDFKNVAFSGAHDATVAFVAAGKAEAGVLNASVWDKLVEAKKVDTDKVRVFATTPPYFDYNWTVRGDLDPVVVKKLTDAFLKLDPANPEHKEILALQRAAKFIPTKKENYDGIEKAAHAAGLLK; encoded by the coding sequence ATGACGTTTTCCACCCTGCGCCGCCTGGCGCTCAAGGGCGCGTTTACTTGCGCCGCCATTGCCGCCCTGCCGGCGTTTGCCAACGATGCCGTCCTGCGCGTTTCGGCCATTCCCGACGAAGCACCGACCGAACTGCAACGCAAATTCGCCCCGCTCGGCAAATACCTTGAAGCGCAAACCGGCATGAAGGTCGTGTTTACGCCGGTTTCCGATTACGCCGCGGTGGTCGAATCGCTGGCCACCAAAAAGATCGACCTCGCCTGGCTCGGCGGCTTCACGTTCGTGCAGGCCAAGATCCGCACCAACGGCACGGCCATTCCCATCGCCCAGCGCGAGGAAGATGCCAAGTTCACCTCCAAATTCATCACCGCCGATCCGGCGATCAAGGGCTTGGCCGACCTCAAGGGCAAGACCTTCGCCTTCGGCGCGCCATCGTCGACCTCGGGCAGCTTGATGCCGCGCTTCTTCATCCAGCAGGCCGGCCTCAATCCGGAAAAGGATTTCAAGAACGTCGCCTTCTCCGGCGCGCATGACGCCACCGTCGCCTTCGTTGCCGCCGGCAAGGCCGAAGCCGGCGTGCTCAACGCCTCGGTGTGGGACAAGCTGGTCGAGGCCAAGAAGGTCGACACCGACAAGGTCCGCGTCTTCGCCACCACGCCGCCCTATTTCGACTACAACTGGACGGTACGCGGCGACCTCGACCCAGTCGTCGTCAAGAAACTGACCGACGCCTTCCTCAAGCTCGACCCGGCCAACCCGGAACACAAGGAAATCCTCGCCCTGCAACGTGCCGCCAAGTTCATCCCGACCAAGAAGGAGAACTACGACGGCATCGAGAAGGCGGCGCACGCCGCTGGCTTGCTGAAGTGA
- a CDS encoding phosphonate ABC transporter ATP-binding protein, whose translation MSFCLNGVGLTHANGFTALSGITLNAGQGEHIALIGPSGAGKTSLLSVLGTALAPTAGTAKVLDFGLESASTAGIKALRSRLGTVHQAPPIPGRQRVITAVLAGKLGQWPAWKSLASLLYPQDIPGARAALGQVDLADKLFARCDQLSGGQLQRVGIARVLYQQPELILADEPVSALDPTLALATIRLLIAEAEARNATLVASLHAVDLALGNFSRIVGVRAGRIAFDLPADEVSIPLLHELYASEGGELPVQAHEPNFLLQAANDAATRAACC comes from the coding sequence GTGAGTTTTTGCCTGAACGGCGTGGGGCTGACCCACGCCAATGGCTTTACGGCACTCTCCGGCATCACGCTGAATGCCGGCCAGGGCGAGCATATCGCCCTGATCGGCCCTTCCGGCGCCGGCAAAACTTCGCTGCTCTCGGTGCTCGGCACGGCGCTGGCGCCAACAGCGGGGACGGCAAAGGTTCTCGATTTCGGCCTTGAGTCAGCGTCGACCGCAGGAATCAAAGCCCTGCGCTCGCGCCTTGGCACCGTCCATCAAGCACCACCGATTCCCGGCCGGCAACGGGTCATCACGGCGGTTCTGGCCGGCAAGCTGGGGCAGTGGCCGGCCTGGAAGTCGCTCGCCTCGCTGCTCTACCCGCAGGATATTCCCGGTGCCCGCGCCGCCTTGGGCCAGGTCGATCTGGCCGACAAGCTGTTCGCCCGTTGCGACCAACTTTCCGGCGGGCAGTTGCAGCGCGTCGGCATCGCCCGCGTGCTCTATCAGCAGCCTGAACTGATCCTTGCCGACGAGCCGGTTTCAGCGCTCGACCCGACACTGGCGCTGGCCACCATCCGCCTGCTGATCGCCGAAGCCGAAGCGCGCAATGCCACCTTGGTCGCCAGCTTGCACGCCGTCGATCTGGCACTCGGCAATTTTTCGCGGATTGTCGGCGTCCGGGCCGGACGCATCGCCTTTGACTTGCCGGCCGATGAAGTCAGCATTCCGCTGCTCCACGAGTTGTACGCCAGTGAAGGCGGAGAACTCCCGGTGCAGGCACACGAACCGAATTTCCTGTTGCAGGCAGCCAACGATGCAGCCACCCGCGCCGCATGCTGCTGA
- a CDS encoding PhnE/PtxC family ABC transporter permease, producing the protein MLLNPADRDPAARPRLIGGLATLAILWPLFRAAEVKPGLLFDAGNLKVIGHFLAGFLPPESGAEFIGYLAKATLETLAIATAGMALAFLIAVPMGYLATAAGRERATLNPLTRSLLTILRGIPELVWALVFVRVFGLGPAAGVLALGLTYGGMLAKVYAEILESVDAAPALALRRSGASRPLAILYGLIPQASKELASYTVYRWECAIRASVVMGFVGAGGLGQLMDQAMKMLNGGEAASILLAFMLLVFSADGLSGWLRRALDTPPAHRASPFGWRSSLLGVALGIGIVASFNYLEIGLKALLTAEAAHSIGEFIAGFFPPDLSTDWLSKVAKGIWETLAISVVGTLLAAIAGLILALPKWRTPCSFLLNTLRSVPELVWATITALAVGLGPFAGALALALHTAGVLGRLYAEALDNAPPAPGAALRLAGTPGLLAFLYGTLPGAAPQLIAYTLYRWEMNIRMAAILGFVGAGGLGQLLYFELSLFHHAQASTVIIAMLLLSIAVDQASTWLRQKMR; encoded by the coding sequence ATGCTGCTGAATCCCGCCGACCGTGACCCGGCCGCACGCCCGCGCCTGATCGGCGGGCTGGCTACCCTGGCTATCCTCTGGCCGCTGTTCCGGGCCGCCGAGGTCAAACCCGGCCTGCTGTTCGATGCCGGCAACCTCAAGGTCATCGGCCATTTTCTGGCCGGCTTCCTGCCGCCGGAAAGCGGTGCCGAATTCATCGGCTATCTGGCCAAGGCAACACTCGAAACCTTGGCGATCGCCACCGCCGGCATGGCGCTGGCCTTTCTGATCGCCGTGCCGATGGGCTATCTGGCCACCGCAGCCGGACGCGAGCGCGCAACGCTCAACCCGCTCACGCGCAGCCTGCTGACCATCCTGCGCGGCATTCCGGAACTGGTCTGGGCGCTGGTTTTCGTGCGCGTCTTCGGCCTTGGTCCGGCGGCCGGCGTGCTGGCCCTCGGCCTGACCTACGGCGGTATGCTGGCCAAGGTTTACGCCGAGATTCTCGAATCAGTCGATGCCGCCCCGGCCCTGGCCCTGCGGCGCAGCGGTGCCAGCCGCCCCTTGGCCATTCTGTACGGCCTGATTCCACAGGCCTCGAAGGAACTCGCTTCGTACACCGTTTATCGCTGGGAATGCGCCATCCGAGCCTCGGTCGTCATGGGCTTCGTCGGAGCCGGAGGCCTCGGCCAGCTGATGGACCAGGCGATGAAAATGCTCAACGGCGGCGAAGCAGCGAGCATCCTGCTCGCCTTCATGCTCCTCGTTTTTTCGGCCGATGGCCTGTCCGGTTGGCTACGCCGGGCGCTCGACACGCCGCCGGCCCATCGCGCCTCTCCCTTCGGCTGGCGCAGCAGCCTGCTTGGCGTGGCCTTGGGCATTGGCATCGTCGCCAGTTTCAATTATCTGGAAATCGGCCTGAAAGCGCTGTTGACCGCGGAAGCCGCCCACAGCATCGGCGAATTCATCGCCGGCTTCTTCCCGCCTGACTTATCCACCGACTGGTTGAGCAAAGTAGCGAAAGGCATCTGGGAAACGCTGGCCATTTCAGTCGTTGGCACCCTGCTCGCCGCTATCGCCGGCCTGATCCTGGCCCTGCCCAAATGGCGCACGCCATGCAGTTTCCTGCTCAACACGCTGCGCTCGGTGCCGGAACTGGTCTGGGCAACGATCACCGCACTGGCCGTCGGCCTCGGTCCTTTTGCCGGCGCGCTGGCCCTGGCCCTGCACACCGCCGGCGTGCTCGGCCGGCTCTACGCCGAAGCACTCGATAACGCGCCACCCGCACCGGGAGCAGCGCTGCGCCTGGCCGGAACGCCCGGCCTTCTCGCTTTTTTGTACGGCACCCTGCCCGGCGCTGCGCCCCAACTGATCGCCTACACGCTGTACCGCTGGGAAATGAACATCCGCATGGCCGCCATCCTCGGCTTCGTCGGCGCCGGCGGGCTTGGGCAACTCCTCTACTTCGAGCTTTCGCTTTTTCACCACGCCCAGGCGTCGACCGTGATCATCGCCATGCTTTTACTGTCGATTGCCGTCGATCAGGCCAGTACGTGGTTGCGGCAAAAAATGCGCTGA
- a CDS encoding DsrE/DsrF/TusD sulfur relay family protein, with translation MQNILIIINAAPYGSERCLSALRLATALAGNDAKPAIRVFLMSDATVLGLPNQIDGTGNGLQGMVEGLVAQSVDIRLCRTCALARGLGELPLIPGTAIGTLVELAEATLQADKVITF, from the coding sequence ATGCAAAACATCCTGATCATCATCAACGCCGCCCCCTACGGCAGCGAGCGTTGCCTGTCCGCGCTGCGCCTGGCCACGGCATTGGCGGGCAACGATGCCAAGCCGGCGATCCGCGTTTTCCTGATGTCCGACGCCACGGTGCTCGGCTTGCCCAACCAGATCGACGGCACCGGCAACGGTTTGCAGGGCATGGTTGAAGGCTTGGTTGCGCAGAGTGTCGATATCCGTTTGTGCCGGACTTGTGCGCTGGCCCGCGGCCTCGGTGAGTTGCCGCTGATTCCCGGCACGGCTATCGGCACGCTGGTTGAACTGGCCGAAGCGACGCTGCAGGCGGACAAGGTCATTACCTTCTAG
- the fdnG gene encoding formate dehydrogenase-N subunit alpha translates to MNMNRRQFFRVCSAGLGGSSIALMGFSPTAALAEVRTYKLARATETRNNCPYCSVSCGVLIYSTGDKSKNAPGKIIHIEGDPDDPVNRGSLCPKGAGLMDMVNSPTRLKFPEVREPGSNEWKRISWHEAFERIAKRMKADRDANFIPKNAAGVTVNRWNTFGFLASSSASNESGYITHKVLRSLGSVAFDTQARIUHAPTVASLAPSFGRGAMTNHWVDIKNTDLVFVMGGNPAEAHPCGFKWVIEAKKQRKAKLVVVDPRFNRTASVADYYAPIRPGSDIAFLSGVIQYLLSNDKIHHEYVKHYTNASFLIDERFGLEDGLFSGYNAEKRTYDKDSWKYQFDKDGYAKVDETLQDPNCVFQIMKKHYARYTPDVVAKITGTPKEAFLKVCEYIAETAAPNKTMTNLYALGWTEHSVGTQNIRSMAIIQQLLGNMGMAGGGINALRGHSNVQGITDQCLYSDALPGYLGAPLDSDLDRKSYLEKRTPKAMRPNQMNFMQNYPKWWTSLMKSWYGKEATPENDFCYDWLPKKDVSYDVLAMFDRMYQGKMTGFVCQGFNPLASVANKKKVGDALAKLKYLVIMDPLVTETSEFWKNHGEVNPTDPSTIQTEVFRLPVAFFAEEAGTCTNSGRVVRWHWKAVEGPGESKSDADIMAHLYLTLKAMYAKDGGAFPDPILKLSWPYRITHEPSPEELLMEISGKALSDLYDPKDATKLQVKGGDQLASFAFLRDDGSTACGNWIYSGSWSQAGNLTARRDSSDPSGLGQTMNWGFAWPVNRRIIYNRASCDPSGKPWDASRTVIKWLGDKWGGNDVPDMRPDAAPDQGVMPFIMNPEGVSRLFARDLVVDGPLPEHYEPFESPLENNPMHPKNAKAKSNPVSRIFKGDLEVFGTAKDFPYVATTYRLTEHFHFWTQHSKINAILQPEHFVEIGEELAKEKGIKAGDKVKVRSNRGYIKAVAVVTKRIKALDVDGQKVHTIGIPLNSGFTGRTKPGFLTNTLTPAVGDANTHTPEYKAFLVNIEKA, encoded by the coding sequence ATGAACATGAACAGGCGGCAGTTCTTCAGGGTCTGCTCCGCCGGGCTGGGAGGGTCGTCCATCGCACTGATGGGATTCTCACCGACAGCAGCCCTCGCGGAAGTACGTACCTATAAACTCGCCCGCGCCACCGAAACACGGAACAACTGTCCGTACTGCTCGGTGTCCTGCGGCGTACTCATTTACTCGACCGGCGACAAATCCAAGAATGCGCCGGGCAAGATCATTCATATCGAAGGCGATCCGGACGATCCGGTCAACCGTGGCAGCTTGTGCCCCAAGGGCGCCGGCCTGATGGACATGGTCAACAGCCCGACCCGCCTGAAATTCCCGGAAGTACGCGAACCGGGCAGCAACGAATGGAAGCGCATTTCCTGGCACGAGGCTTTTGAGCGTATTGCCAAGCGGATGAAGGCTGACCGCGATGCCAACTTCATTCCCAAGAATGCGGCCGGGGTCACAGTCAATCGCTGGAACACCTTCGGCTTCCTGGCCAGCTCATCGGCCAGCAACGAATCCGGTTACATCACTCACAAGGTTCTGCGCAGTCTCGGTTCCGTCGCTTTCGACACCCAGGCCCGTATTTGACACGCTCCCACGGTGGCCAGTCTGGCTCCGAGTTTTGGGCGTGGCGCGATGACCAACCATTGGGTTGACATCAAGAACACCGACCTTGTTTTCGTGATGGGCGGCAATCCTGCCGAAGCGCACCCGTGCGGCTTCAAGTGGGTGATCGAAGCAAAAAAGCAGCGTAAGGCCAAGCTGGTCGTGGTCGACCCGCGCTTCAACCGTACAGCATCCGTCGCTGATTATTACGCACCGATTCGTCCGGGTTCCGACATCGCCTTCCTGAGCGGCGTCATCCAGTACCTGTTGTCGAACGACAAGATTCATCACGAATACGTCAAGCACTACACCAATGCCTCGTTCCTGATCGATGAACGTTTCGGGCTGGAAGACGGCCTGTTCTCGGGCTACAACGCCGAGAAACGCACCTACGACAAGGATTCCTGGAAATACCAGTTCGACAAGGACGGTTACGCCAAGGTCGATGAGACCCTGCAAGACCCGAACTGCGTCTTCCAGATCATGAAGAAGCACTACGCCCGGTACACGCCGGATGTCGTGGCCAAGATCACGGGGACACCCAAGGAAGCCTTCCTCAAGGTCTGCGAATACATCGCCGAGACCGCCGCCCCCAACAAGACGATGACCAACCTGTATGCGCTGGGCTGGACCGAGCACTCGGTCGGCACCCAGAACATCCGCAGCATGGCGATCATCCAGCAGTTGCTCGGCAACATGGGCATGGCCGGTGGCGGCATCAATGCGCTGCGCGGACACTCCAACGTTCAGGGCATCACCGATCAGTGCCTCTATTCCGACGCACTGCCGGGCTACCTCGGTGCACCGCTGGATTCGGATCTTGACCGCAAGAGTTATCTGGAAAAACGCACGCCGAAAGCGATGCGGCCGAACCAGATGAACTTCATGCAGAACTACCCGAAATGGTGGACCAGCCTGATGAAGTCCTGGTACGGCAAGGAAGCGACGCCGGAAAACGACTTCTGCTACGACTGGCTGCCGAAGAAGGATGTCTCCTACGACGTGCTCGCCATGTTCGACCGGATGTACCAGGGCAAGATGACTGGCTTTGTCTGCCAGGGCTTCAATCCGCTGGCCTCGGTTGCCAACAAGAAGAAGGTCGGCGACGCACTGGCCAAGCTGAAGTACCTGGTGATCATGGATCCGCTGGTGACGGAAACCTCCGAATTCTGGAAGAACCACGGCGAGGTCAACCCGACCGACCCGTCAACCATCCAGACTGAAGTGTTCCGCCTGCCGGTCGCCTTCTTTGCCGAAGAAGCCGGCACCTGCACCAACTCCGGCCGTGTCGTGCGCTGGCACTGGAAAGCCGTGGAAGGACCGGGCGAATCGAAGAGTGACGCCGACATCATGGCCCACCTCTACCTGACGCTGAAAGCCATGTACGCCAAGGATGGCGGCGCCTTCCCCGACCCCATCCTCAAGCTGTCCTGGCCGTACCGGATCACCCACGAGCCTTCGCCTGAAGAGTTGTTGATGGAAATCTCAGGCAAGGCCCTGAGCGACCTCTACGACCCCAAGGATGCCACCAAGCTCCAGGTCAAGGGTGGCGACCAGCTGGCCAGCTTTGCCTTCCTGCGCGACGACGGCAGTACGGCTTGCGGCAACTGGATTTACAGCGGCTCCTGGTCACAAGCCGGTAACCTGACCGCCCGCCGCGACAGCAGCGACCCGTCCGGCCTCGGCCAGACGATGAACTGGGGCTTCGCCTGGCCGGTCAATCGCCGCATCATCTACAACCGCGCCTCGTGCGACCCGTCGGGCAAGCCGTGGGATGCGTCACGTACCGTGATCAAATGGCTGGGTGACAAGTGGGGTGGCAATGACGTGCCCGACATGCGTCCGGATGCAGCACCGGATCAGGGTGTGATGCCTTTCATCATGAACCCGGAAGGTGTTTCCCGTCTGTTTGCCCGCGACCTGGTGGTCGATGGTCCGCTGCCGGAACACTACGAGCCCTTCGAGTCGCCGCTCGAAAACAACCCGATGCACCCGAAAAATGCCAAGGCCAAGAGCAATCCGGTCTCGCGCATCTTCAAGGGCGATCTGGAAGTATTCGGCACGGCCAAGGACTTCCCGTACGTCGCAACCACCTACCGCCTGACCGAGCATTTCCACTTCTGGACGCAGCACAGCAAGATCAACGCGATCCTGCAGCCGGAGCATTTCGTGGAAATCGGTGAGGAACTGGCCAAGGAAAAGGGCATCAAGGCCGGCGACAAGGTCAAGGTGCGCTCCAACCGGGGCTACATCAAGGCCGTGGCGGTCGTCACCAAGCGCATCAAGGCACTCGACGTCGATGGCCAGAAGGTGCACACCATCGGTATCCCGCTCAATTCCGGCTTCACCGGCCGGACCAAACCGGGTTTCCTGACCAACACCCTGACCCCGGCCGTGGGCGATGCCAATACGCACACGCCAGAGTACAAGGCGTTCCTGGTCAACATCGAGAAAGCTTAA
- the fdxH gene encoding formate dehydrogenase subunit beta → MALQSLDIKQRSATTTPSTQVRQTVEIAKLIDVSVCIGCKACTAACIEWNDIRGEVGNCVGIYDNPVDMSADAWTVMRFTETEQNGKLEWLIRKDGCMHCSDPGCLKACPSPGAIIQYSNGIVDFNQENCIGCGYCVTGCPFNVPRMSQKDSKAYKCTLCSDRVAVNQAPACAKACPTGAIQFGAKEDMKDYAETRIADLKERGYDKAGLYDPEGVGGTHVMYVLHHADQPNLYAGLPANPSISPLVSLWKGFAKPLATLALAGVALGSLFHYVTKGPNEVSKEIEDEIEAEDALANKEEAK, encoded by the coding sequence ATGGCACTGCAATCGCTAGACATCAAACAGCGCTCCGCGACCACGACACCGTCCACGCAAGTGCGGCAGACCGTCGAAATCGCCAAGCTGATCGACGTATCCGTCTGTATCGGCTGCAAGGCCTGTACGGCGGCGTGCATCGAATGGAACGACATCCGCGGCGAAGTAGGCAACTGCGTGGGCATCTACGACAACCCGGTCGACATGTCGGCCGATGCGTGGACGGTCATGCGCTTCACCGAGACGGAGCAGAACGGCAAGCTGGAATGGCTGATCCGCAAGGATGGCTGCATGCACTGTTCCGATCCTGGTTGCCTCAAGGCCTGCCCGTCACCGGGTGCAATCATTCAGTACAGCAACGGTATCGTCGATTTCAACCAGGAAAACTGCATCGGCTGCGGCTACTGCGTGACCGGTTGCCCGTTCAACGTACCGCGCATGTCGCAGAAGGACAGCAAGGCCTACAAGTGCACGTTGTGTTCCGACCGGGTGGCCGTCAACCAGGCTCCGGCCTGTGCCAAGGCCTGCCCGACCGGCGCCATCCAGTTCGGTGCCAAGGAGGACATGAAGGACTATGCCGAGACACGGATCGCCGACCTCAAGGAACGCGGTTACGACAAGGCCGGCCTGTATGACCCGGAAGGTGTTGGCGGCACGCACGTCATGTACGTGCTGCACCATGCCGACCAGCCGAACCTGTACGCCGGCTTGCCGGCCAATCCGTCGATCAGCCCGCTGGTCTCGTTGTGGAAGGGCTTTGCCAAGCCGCTCGCCACGCTGGCCCTGGCCGGCGTTGCATTGGGCAGCCTGTTCCATTACGTGACCAAGGGTCCGAACGAGGTTTCGAAAGAAATCGAAGACGAGATCGAGGCTGAAGATGCGTTGGCAAATAAGGAGGAAGCAAAATGA
- a CDS encoding formate dehydrogenase subunit gamma, giving the protein MIRDPKDLKRYEPKERANHWVVGISFILLALSGLAFFHPAFFPLTQLFGGPVWARIIHPYLGMLMAVSFLGLYIRFKHLNKMTPADKEWLAKAKNMVDGNDHDMPEQGKYNGGQKVMFWVLAVCMLLMTVSGLFIWRAWFGFDITLVRLGAVVHAAAGAVMIAMIMVHVYAAIWVKGTIRAMWYGTVTRAWAKQHHRGWYRQVTGK; this is encoded by the coding sequence ATGATCCGCGACCCGAAAGACCTCAAGCGTTACGAGCCCAAGGAACGGGCCAACCATTGGGTCGTGGGCATCAGCTTCATCCTGCTCGCGCTCTCCGGACTGGCCTTCTTCCACCCGGCGTTCTTCCCGCTCACCCAGTTGTTCGGCGGCCCGGTCTGGGCCCGCATCATCCACCCCTACCTCGGGATGCTGATGGCGGTCTCCTTCCTCGGCCTCTACATCCGCTTCAAGCATCTCAACAAGATGACCCCGGCGGACAAGGAATGGCTGGCCAAGGCGAAGAACATGGTGGATGGCAACGACCACGACATGCCGGAACAGGGCAAGTACAACGGCGGCCAGAAAGTCATGTTCTGGGTTCTCGCCGTGTGCATGCTGCTGATGACGGTCTCCGGCCTGTTCATCTGGCGTGCCTGGTTCGGCTTCGACATCACACTCGTCCGCCTGGGCGCCGTGGTGCATGCCGCAGCCGGTGCGGTGATGATCGCCATGATCATGGTCCACGTCTATGCCGCCATCTGGGTCAAGGGCACCATCCGCGCCATGTGGTACGGCACGGTCACCCGCGCCTGGGCCAAGCAGCATCACCGTGGCTGGTATCGTCAGGTGACCGGCAAGTAA
- the fdhE gene encoding formate dehydrogenase accessory protein FdhE, whose product MQTQPIDFHPPAEEAAAFLLPVISHLFSERAERFAHLVKDHALGDWLDFLGQLSQAQHAALKTLPELALPDAAALAQAQAHGMPPLDPESRPDAWYPVLRQLVGELSQNAPATARQVLNELASASDDQLDALATALLSGEVTPENAAALPFVGAALQVVYSALASRLASDQLKKLDVQGVCPCCGSLPVASIVRLGSAINNLRYLHCSLCNTEWNVSRATCTTCDTDKAVALHEVEGSKGAVRAETCDSCKSYLKIVYQEKDPRVDPVADDLATLALDMLVDEAGYSRSGPNLFLIGAGT is encoded by the coding sequence ATGCAGACCCAACCGATCGACTTTCATCCTCCGGCCGAAGAAGCAGCCGCTTTCCTTTTGCCGGTCATCAGCCATCTGTTCAGCGAACGTGCCGAACGCTTTGCCCATCTGGTCAAAGATCACGCCCTGGGCGACTGGCTCGATTTCCTGGGACAACTCAGCCAGGCCCAGCACGCCGCACTGAAAACCCTCCCTGAACTGGCGCTCCCCGATGCGGCTGCGCTCGCTCAGGCGCAGGCCCACGGCATGCCGCCACTCGACCCGGAATCCCGCCCGGACGCCTGGTATCCGGTTCTCCGCCAATTGGTCGGCGAACTGAGCCAAAACGCACCAGCCACGGCGCGCCAGGTACTGAATGAACTGGCCAGCGCCAGCGACGACCAACTCGACGCACTGGCCACCGCCCTGCTCAGCGGGGAAGTCACGCCAGAAAATGCCGCCGCCCTGCCGTTCGTCGGCGCGGCACTGCAAGTCGTCTATAGCGCACTGGCCAGCCGGCTGGCCAGCGATCAACTGAAGAAGCTCGATGTACAGGGTGTCTGTCCGTGCTGCGGCAGCCTGCCGGTTGCCAGCATCGTCCGTCTCGGCTCGGCAATCAACAATCTGCGCTACCTGCACTGCTCGCTGTGCAACACCGAATGGAATGTATCGCGCGCCACCTGCACGACCTGCGACACCGACAAAGCGGTCGCACTGCATGAAGTCGAAGGCTCGAAAGGAGCCGTCCGGGCAGAAACCTGCGATAGCTGCAAAAGCTATCTGAAAATTGTCTATCAGGAAAAAGATCCGCGGGTGGACCCGGTGGCCGACGACCTCGCCACACTGGCACTCGACATGCTGGTCGATGAGGCCGGCTATAGTCGCAGCGGCCCCAACCTGTTCCTGATCGGCGCCGGTACCTGA